The Drosophila suzukii chromosome X, CBGP_Dsuzu_IsoJpt1.0, whole genome shotgun sequence DNA window CCACTGCTGTTCCGCTCCATCCGGCCGGGTATTCGCAAGAAGTCCGATCTGTTGATAGCCCTAACCCACTTTCTGGTCACCAAGGAGTACCGCCTGCGATGCACCACCAAGGACACCGCCAAATCCGGTGAAAGGCAGATGGCTGGAGGCTGTTCCAGTGAATTCCTACCTGATCACTGGAATCGGGATGCCCACCGATACTCGCTGCACTACGTCGATGAGCTGGGCGGCCAGTATGTCCTCTTGGCCAAGCTGAGTCGTCGGGATCTGGTGATCAGCCTGCAGAACTGGACCAGCAAGCGAGTGTCCATCGCCTGTCTGCAGCCCGAGAATCTGGTGATCTCCACCAGTAAAT harbors:
- the LOC108011128 gene encoding proteasome inhibitor PI31 subunit — protein: METPVTTSSLSHLSQKSLQSLGIGVLGKSETEIESYDWPLLFRSIRPGIRKKSDLLIALTHFLVTKEYRLRCTTKDTAKSGERQMAGGCSSEFLPDHWNRDAHRYSLHYVDELGGQYVLLAKLSRRDLVISLQNWTSKRVSIACLQPENLVISTSKSSVEKCIPKAEKIMSRLRFDLVDPAVRGIRKKDLLIRQSPASSKVTFDLVRSTHDLGTEEST